A genome region from Pseudomonas sp. N3-W includes the following:
- a CDS encoding quorum-sensing-regulated virulence factor family protein: protein MLRLIVPTAALLLASSFSAQAASLNDLNLSKMLEQVAAESNVGLPREINDNLLDQGYTVEGSELVDHISVQSGYAEQMRTNPKVVYLQLGASVCRNPNYRKLMAKGAVMRYEFTENNTNRPVASARFQESDCPAQAAPKKK, encoded by the coding sequence ATGCTGCGCCTTATCGTTCCCACCGCTGCCCTTTTGCTGGCGTCGTCCTTCAGCGCTCAGGCCGCCTCTTTGAATGACCTGAATCTGAGCAAGATGCTGGAACAGGTGGCTGCGGAAAGTAACGTCGGCCTGCCGCGAGAAATAAATGACAACCTTCTCGACCAAGGCTACACGGTTGAAGGCTCCGAACTGGTCGACCACATCAGTGTGCAATCGGGCTACGCCGAGCAGATGCGTACGAACCCCAAGGTGGTTTATCTGCAACTGGGCGCCAGCGTCTGCCGCAACCCGAACTATCGCAAGCTGATGGCCAAGGGCGCAGTCATGCGTTATGAGTTCACCGAAAACAACACCAACCGCCCGGTAGCTTCTGCCCGCTTCCAGGAATCGGACTGCCCTGCACAGGCCGCACCGAAGAAGAAATAG
- the erdR gene encoding response regulator transcription factor ErdR, producing MATYEILIADDHPLFRSALHQALTLGLGPQVRLVEVASIAELETRLTEKADWDLVLLDLNMPGAYGFSGLVLLRGQYPQIPVVMVSAQEEASIMVKSREFGASGFIPKSSDLTVIQNAVRAVLDGDVFWPPQAFEAVSVSDEAKAASAGLASLTPQQFRVLTMVCEGLLNKQIAYELSVSEATIKAHVTAIFRKLNVRTRTQAALLLQQLESISSH from the coding sequence ATGGCCACATACGAAATCCTGATTGCCGATGACCACCCTCTTTTTCGCAGCGCCCTGCATCAGGCGTTGACCCTGGGCCTCGGCCCGCAGGTCCGTCTGGTGGAAGTGGCAAGCATTGCCGAGCTGGAAACCCGCCTCACCGAAAAAGCCGATTGGGATCTGGTGCTGCTGGACCTGAACATGCCAGGGGCCTACGGGTTTTCCGGGTTGGTGCTGTTGCGCGGGCAATACCCGCAGATACCGGTGGTCATGGTGTCGGCTCAGGAAGAAGCATCGATCATGGTCAAGTCCCGTGAGTTCGGGGCCAGCGGCTTCATACCCAAGTCCAGCGACCTGACGGTCATTCAAAACGCCGTGCGCGCGGTGCTGGATGGCGACGTCTTCTGGCCGCCTCAAGCGTTCGAAGCTGTCAGCGTTTCCGACGAAGCCAAAGCCGCCAGCGCAGGCCTGGCCAGTCTTACACCCCAGCAGTTCCGGGTGTTGACCATGGTCTGTGAAGGTCTGCTGAACAAGCAGATTGCCTATGAGTTGAGCGTTTCCGAGGCGACCATCAAGGCCCACGTCACGGCGATTTTCCGTAAACTCAATGTGCGGACTCGGACCCAGGCGGCATTGCTCTTGCAACAACTTGAGTCAATTTCGAGCCACTAA
- a CDS encoding LysR family transcriptional regulator — MRFTLRQLQVFVAVAQQESVSRAAGLLNLSQSAASTSITELERQSSCQLFDRAGKRLSLNALGKQLLPQAVALLDQAKEIEDLLNGKSGFGSLAVGATLTIGNYLATLLIGSFMQRHPESQVKLHVQNTANIVQQVAHYEIDLGLIEGDCSHPDIEVQSWVEDELVVFCAPQHPLAQRGRASMEELTREAWILREQGSGTRLTFDQAMRHHRSALNIRLELEHTEAIKRAVESGLGIGCISRLALRDAFRRGSLVPVETPDLDLARQFYFIWHKQKYQTSAMREFLDLCRAFTAGVQRSDEIVLPSIA, encoded by the coding sequence ATGCGATTTACTCTCCGTCAACTTCAAGTATTCGTCGCCGTTGCCCAACAGGAAAGCGTGTCCCGTGCTGCGGGCCTGCTTAACCTTTCGCAATCGGCCGCCAGCACCTCGATCACCGAGCTAGAGCGCCAGTCCAGCTGCCAGCTGTTCGACCGCGCCGGCAAACGGCTGAGCCTCAACGCTCTCGGCAAACAGCTGCTGCCCCAGGCGGTGGCACTGCTTGATCAAGCCAAGGAGATCGAAGACCTGCTCAACGGCAAGTCCGGTTTTGGCTCGCTGGCGGTCGGTGCCACCCTGACCATCGGCAATTATCTGGCCACCCTGTTGATCGGCAGCTTCATGCAGCGCCACCCGGAAAGCCAGGTGAAGCTGCATGTGCAGAACACGGCCAACATCGTGCAACAAGTTGCTCATTACGAAATTGATCTGGGTCTGATTGAAGGCGATTGCAGCCATCCTGATATCGAAGTGCAAAGCTGGGTCGAGGATGAGCTGGTGGTGTTCTGTGCGCCGCAGCATCCGCTGGCCCAGCGTGGCCGTGCTTCCATGGAAGAGCTGACCCGCGAAGCGTGGATTCTGCGTGAGCAGGGTTCTGGTACGCGACTGACGTTTGACCAGGCCATGCGCCACCACCGCAGCGCGTTGAACATTCGACTGGAGCTGGAGCACACCGAAGCGATCAAGCGTGCGGTGGAGTCAGGGCTGGGGATTGGCTGCATTTCGCGGCTGGCGCTACGTGATGCGTTTCGCCGGGGCAGTCTGGTGCCGGTGGAGACGCCGGATCTGGACCTGGCGCGGCAGTTCTATTTCATCTGGCACAAACAGAAATATCAGACGTCGGCGATGCGCGAATTCCTCGATCTGTGCCGTGCCTTCACCGCCGGGGTGCAGCGCAGCGACGAGATCGTCCTGCCCAGCATCGCTTAA
- a CDS encoding diacylglycerol kinase has translation MSPFKGQTGLKRILNASGYSLDGLRAAFTGEAAFRQLVLLNVILIPLSFFLSVSRVEQALLIAVCLLALIVELLNSAVEAAIDRISLELHPLSKNAKDMGSAAQFVALTMIALVWAVILL, from the coding sequence ATGTCACCTTTCAAAGGCCAGACCGGCCTAAAACGCATCCTCAACGCCTCCGGCTACTCCCTGGACGGTCTGCGCGCAGCCTTTACCGGCGAAGCGGCCTTTCGCCAACTGGTGCTGCTCAACGTTATCCTGATTCCGCTGTCGTTTTTCCTCAGCGTCAGCCGCGTCGAGCAGGCGTTGCTGATCGCCGTGTGCCTGCTGGCACTGATTGTCGAGTTGCTCAACTCGGCGGTTGAAGCGGCCATTGACCGCATTTCCCTTGAGTTGCACCCGTTGTCCAAGAACGCCAAGGACATGGGCAGCGCCGCGCAATTCGTGGCGTTGACCATGATCGCGCTGGTGTGGGCGGTGATACTGCTTTAA
- a CDS encoding tRNA-uridine aminocarboxypropyltransferase: protein MSQATIFSVNAVARLRDQREEEGIKPIQARGWRAPRCRACRVIESHCLCAWRPQVETRSGVCLIMTNKEVFKPSNTGWLIADVVRDNHAFIWSRTEVDPQLLALLADPQWQPYLVFPGEYVEPARVTNSVATDIGKRPLFILLDATWTEARKIFRKSPYFDRLPILSLLPEKLSRYRLRRSTRSEHLCTAEVAALCLDLAGDTDAASALDAYFDVFSQHYLDAKHQLDMNVSTPAHAELLPFVQGTPPQSPIL from the coding sequence ATGAGCCAGGCCACGATTTTTTCGGTGAATGCCGTTGCCCGTCTGCGCGATCAGCGTGAAGAGGAGGGCATCAAGCCGATTCAGGCCCGTGGCTGGAGGGCGCCTCGCTGCCGTGCCTGCCGCGTGATCGAGAGCCACTGCCTGTGTGCGTGGCGTCCGCAGGTCGAAACCCGCTCCGGCGTCTGCCTGATCATGACCAACAAGGAAGTGTTCAAGCCGAGCAACACCGGCTGGCTGATCGCTGACGTGGTGCGCGATAACCACGCGTTCATCTGGTCGCGAACCGAAGTCGACCCGCAACTGCTGGCACTGTTGGCCGATCCCCAATGGCAACCGTATCTGGTCTTTCCCGGTGAATACGTCGAGCCCGCACGCGTGACCAATAGCGTAGCAACGGATATCGGCAAGCGGCCGCTGTTTATCTTGCTGGACGCCACCTGGACCGAAGCCCGAAAGATCTTCCGCAAAAGCCCTTATTTCGATCGCCTGCCGATCCTGAGCCTGCTGCCTGAAAAACTGTCGCGCTATCGCTTGCGCCGTTCGACCCGTAGCGAGCACCTGTGTACGGCTGAAGTGGCCGCACTGTGTCTCGATCTGGCGGGCGATACCGATGCCGCCTCGGCGCTGGATGCCTATTTTGATGTGTTCAGCCAGCACTATCTGGATGCCAAGCATCAACTGGACATGAATGTGTCAACGCCGGCTCACGCTGAACTGTTGCCTTTTGTCCAGGGCACGCCCCCGCAATCGCCCATACTGTAG